One Candidatus Nitrososphaera evergladensis SR1 genomic window, GGCGTTGAAGAACAGGTCCATGTACGAAGAGTCGGGCTGAACCTTGGACACTGCGTTTGCGTCGACTGCCTGCCTCAGTATTATCTTGGCGTCGACTACGTAATAGTCCTTCTCGTAGAATATCACGGGGTTAAAATCGATGCTCTCATAGTACGGGGCCATCTCTGTGCCAAGGTTGCCGATGCTCACAAGGGCGCTTGCGATCATGTCCTTGTCGACCGGGGCCGCGCCACGGAATCCTTCAAGGATCTTTTTGCCCTTGAGGTCGTTTATCATGTCCAGCGCGTCCTGCTTTGTAATCGGCAGGACCCTGAACGCGACGTCCTTGAAAACCTCGGTGTAGATGCCTCCGATTCCTACCATTATAATCGGGCCAAACTGAGGGTCATTCTGCAGGCCGACAATGAGCTCCGCGCCTTGCGGCACCATCTTTTCAAGGAGCACGCCCTTGACCGTGTTGTACTGCTCTGACAGCCTGCCGTGCATGTCGCTAAAGGCATCCTTGACCTGCGCCTCGTTCTGTAGGCCGACCTTGACGCCCTTGACGTCTGTCTTGTGCAGGATCTCGGGCGACACTATCTTGGCGACAAGCGGAAAGCCCATTGCCTTGGCCTTTGCCGCGGCGTCTGCCTCGCTTGTGACAAGCGCGTACGGCGGCACCTTGACGCCGTACTCTGTCAAAACCTGTTTAGCCAATTCTTCTGTGATTACTTTTTCTTTGGTTGCAAAAACATCATCAAAGATCTTTTGGACCTTTTGATTCGCCATATTGAATCTGAGGAAAAGCTTCTCAAGCTTCTTTTATAGTTACCTAAGCATCGCTGTAAAGTTTCTATACACAACCTGGCACTTTTTTTCAAGTTCCGACAGGTCACCTGCGGCCGGAAGGATGCTTCTTTTTGCGTCTATTTTTTCAGCCCTTACCTCTGCGTCGTATTCCTTCATCCATGTCCTTATGAGGCGCTCGTCAACTTCTAGGTGGAACTGGACGCCTATGGCGCTTCCTACCTTGAACGCCTGCGGATAGAGGTCGGTGTATGCCAGAACCGTCGCATCTCTGGGTAGTTCGTACGTGTCGCCGTGCCACTGGAATACTCTCATCTTTTTCTCGCTGATGCCAGAGAACAGACTTGCCTTTCCCTGAGGCGACAGGAGGACATCGTGCCATCCTATCTCTTTTTTTCTGCCCTTGAACACCCGCCCGCCGGCTGCCTGCGCTATCAGCTGCGACCCAAGGCATACCCCAAGAACCGGCACATCGTTCTTGATTGCGTCCCTTATCAGGTCCTGCTCTTTTTGCAGATACGGAAGATTGTCGTAGACTGCCATCGGGCCTCCAAGAACGACGATTGCAGAATAACCGGATGACCTGGCAGGCACGCCGTCTTCTTGCGCACTGATGTTTTCGACCGCCAAGCCGTCCTTTCTGAACATGCCCTCAAGCGTGCCTAGCGTCTCGCACGCAACGTTCTGGATGGAAAGGACCTTCTTCTTCAAGGGTCTCTCTGTGTTATGCCGAGAGATACTATTTATTGTGTCGCTGGCTTGGCACAAATATTAAATCGCACCAGCGCTAAACTACAACTGCCGATGGGCTATCAGGCAAACGATGAGCAAGTCCTTGAGAAGCTGAGGCATTTTGTTGGTATGCTAAACGAAGAGTCTGAACGGGGTTCTGTAATTGTCGTGGAGGGCAGGCGCGACGCCGAGGCGCTCTCAAGCATCGGCTTTACGGGGAGCCCGGCCGTGTTCCACAATTTCAAGGGCATTGCCGACTTTGTCGATTGCCACGGCCATGGAAAAAACAAGATAATCCTGCTCCTTGACATGGACAGGACGGGCAAGTACCTCACAAGCAGGCTCTTCTCAAACCTCCAGTCACGCAGGAACCATGTCAGCCTCTTTTACAAACACGCGCTTGCCAAGATAACAAACGGCAAGGTGAGGCACGTTGAGGACCTGTCTACGTACGCCCAGCAGATGGCCGGCGTAACTGGCGCCCGCAAGGACCTTTACTTTTACACCTGAGACGTATCTCGCGATACACGAAAGCACTTATATTCAAGCGACAGCGAATTTCAATTAGTTACGGACAAACCAGTAAACGAGGTTATGAAGAAAAATTGCCTAGCACAGGAATCGTAAAGTATCATGTTAAGCTAAAGTTTGAAGTTGATGGTTTGGTCGAGAAGGCCGACATTATCGGTGCTATTTTTGGACAGACCGAAGGTCTCCTTGGACCTGAGATGAACCTCAACGAACTGCAAAAAGTATCAAAGGTTGGACGAATTGAAGTAAACGTCGAGACAAAGGGCAACGTGGCCAAGGGCGACGCGCTGATACCCATGAGCACCGACATCTCTACCGCCGCGCTTATCGCTGCGGCCATAGAGAGCATCGACAAGGTCGGCCCGTTCCAGGCCAAGTTCCAGCTGATGGGCATCGACGACATCCGCGCCATCAAGAAAAAGGTCATTGTCGACAGGGCCAAGAAAATAGTCCAGGACTGGGCGACCAAGACCATATCGGAGGGCGAGGAGATGCTCAAGGACGTCTATGATGCAAGCAAGCCCGGCAAGCTCACCGCCTACGGCAAGGCGCAGCTTGCGTGCGGAACAGGAGTTTTTGATTCAGAGTGGATAATACTCGTGGAAGGGCGCGCAGACGTCATCAACCTGCTTCGCGCTGGCTATGACAACGCGATTGCCATCGAGGGCGCCAAGATTGACGAGACTGTCGTAAAACTGACGGAAGGCAAGAAGGTGATTGCCTTCCTTGACGGCGACAGGGCTGGCGACCTCATACTCAAAGAGCTGGCAGGCGTAGTCAAGATCGACAAAGTCCTCCGGGCACCTACTGGAAGAGAAGTGGAAGAATGCACGCCTCTTGAGGTTTCCGAGATACTAAAGGACGCTTACTCTGTTGACGTTTCTGCAGCACCTCATCAGCAAGAGCTGCCGCCTGTGCAGCAAGAAGAGCGCAGGCACGAGCGCCGCGACCGCGACGATCGTGGCGGCGGCTATGGTGGAAGGAGGGACCGCGACCGCGGCGGCTATGGTGGAAGGAGGGACCGCGACCGCGGCGGCTACCGCGACAGAGATAGAGGTGGCTACCGAGACCGCGACGATCGTGGCGGCGGCTATGGTGGAAGGAGGGACGACTATCAGGACCGAGAAGAGTCCTACTCCCACGGCCCTTCACAGCAGGAAGAGCCTGCACAAGCCCCAGTAACGCCAGGACAGCCATCTGCAGCAGCGGCAAACGATGCGCCAGAGCTCTTGACTGCAATCCGCGATGTGTATCCGCAGATAAACGAGACGCTGGAGGCAGTGATACTCGATGGCTCGATGAAGCAGCTGCTAAAGGTTCCAGTATCTGAGGTAATCAAGAGGCTGGATTCTGCCGAAGGTGCCAAGTACCTTGTCATCGACGGCATTGTGACCCAGAGGCTCGTCGAGGCTGCCGACAAGGCAGGCATCGAGTACGTCGTGGGTCACAGGACAACAGGAGTCAAGCCAAGCGACATCAAGGTGCGGACCTTTGGCGACGTGGGCATCACGAACTAAATGCCGGAAATAAAGCTGCAGCACATACTGACTATGGTGCAGCTCCTGTCAAAAGGGGCTCGCCACAATTTTGTCGAAGTGACCACCGCGGATCTTGGCAGGAATATCGGACGGTCCCAGCAGGCCGCTTCAAAGCATCTTTTGGATCTAGAGATGGCCGGCTATATAGAGCGGGTAAGGCGCGGCCAGAAATTCGCCGTGCGCGTGACTGACAAGGGCAACACCGAGATCCAGAGCTTGTTTGCATCTCTAAAATCGGCGCTAGAGTCTGCGCCTGCCGCAATCGACTTTGAAGGAAGCGTTGTTTCGGGCATGGGCGAGGGCGCCTACTACATGTCGCTTGAAGGCTACAAAAAGCAGTTCCTTGAAAAACTTGGCTACGAGCCGTATCCTGGCACGCTCAACGTGCGCCTTACAGACCCAGTGTACATGAATGCAAGGCGGGAGCTTGGGCGCCACCCGTCGATATTTCTCGAAGGCTTCTCCGACGGGACGCGCACGTACGGATGGGTAAAGTGCTACCGGGCTTCCATAAACGACGGCGCAATGGAAAACGCCGCCGTCCTTGTCCTGGAGCGCACACACTATGACGACAGTATGCTTGAAGTCATTGCGCCGGTTTCAATAAAGGACGCAGTCGGGATAAAGAACGGCGACAGGATAAAGGTGCAGGTTAGGATAGACAATAATAACAGTCCTCATCAGATGCCGTAGATGGTGTCGCCAAGCTCTTCCTTTATCTTGGACGACTTTGACCCCGGTATCGGAGTCGACAGCCTGATCACCTGTACGTTGAGGTTGCGCTTTTTGCAGTTTTCTGCAACATCCTTTTCGCTGTGCGCCTGGTCGTAGCCAAGCGCAATCACGTCCGGCCTGACAAACTCGACTGTGTCGTAGAGAGTGCCCTCCCTGCCAATGAGCGCAAGGTCTACAAAGTTGAGCGACTCTACGAGCTCTTTACGCAGGTTTTCATCGTGGTAAATCTTGCGGTCTTTTTTTATCTTTAGCGCAGTGGCGGTCCTTGCGATGACTACCACAAGCACGTCGCCCACTTCCTTTGCCGCCTTTAGCGTATGGATGTGTCCGGGGTGTATCAGGTCAAATACCCCGCCTACGAGCACCACCTTGAGCGCGTCGCGGCCGATAAACGTCAATTTTGGCGGGCTGCTGTTCTTTTCCACCATGCCTATCTCTGCCAGGCGCTTTATCCTCTCTTCAAAGAACTTTTTCCCCACGGGCAGCTTTGCCCGGAGCCTGTCGTACGCCTGCACGGAAGGGTCAAGCGTGCTTGCGTAAATTGCAGCAAGTATTGACTTGTCTTCAGGCTCCATATCTGTACATGTTCTCCGAAAGCGACAGCAGGGTGTGGGTCTGTTAACTCTATAAATCCTTCGACATTTTTGTCGTGACGTAATAGTAGTTCAGTATGTCCCCTTCCACCTGCCTGACGTCTATACTTTCAAAGCCCGCCTCTGCCAGCTTTTCTTTTGCTTTTTGCTCGCCCCACACGGTGCCAAGTCCCTCTCCGCCATACGCAAGCGACACTGTCATGCAGTGCATGGTGGAAATCGTGTAGAGCGACGGCGCAAGCGGGTTTTCCATGTTTTCATGCAGGCGGCTTGAAGCGGCAATGTCTTGCATCAAAAAAGTGCCTCCCTTGCGAAGGGCCCTGTGGATGCACTTTAGCACCTTGGCGGGCCTTGCCTGGTCGTGTATCGTGTCAAAAGCGGTTACTAGGTCAAACTTTTCCCGGTCGCCTATCTTGGATGCGTCGACTATTTTGAACTTGGCATTTTTGAGTTTCATCTTTTTTGCTTCTGCCCTTGCCGCACCTATGCCTTCCCTTGAAATGTCATAGCCCCAGAACCTGCTCTTTGGAAAAGCCTTTGCCATAAGGTTGATGGCGTGGCCCGTGCCGCAGCCTACGTCAAGGACGTCTATTCCTGATTTGAGCCTGCCTGTCAGCCCCTGAGCAAGCGGGAGGATGTCGCCTACCAGCCTTGCATCAAAGACGCGGGCAGTCTCTTCTGCCTGGATTTCCTGGAATTTTGGAAACGCCGAATACGGGACGCCTCCTCCCTTTTTAAAGCACTTTACAATGTCGTCCTCGACGTTTCCCATGAGGGCAATGTACTGCGTAAACATGGCAAGGTTGTCAATGCCTGCATCGCGCGTAAGGCACGACGCGTGAGCGGCCGGCAGGCTGTACCTGCCCGTTGAAGGTTCATAGTCGATTATCCTGCCAGTGACCATTGCACCAAGCCATTCCCTGACGTACCTCTCGTTCAGTTTTGCAGCTTTTGCGATCTCGATGCTTGTGGAGGGCGAAAGGCGCGCCATCGCATCAAAGAGCCCTGTCTTGTGGCCCACGCTTGTCATAAGGCACAACATGCCGTCGTTTAGGATCTGCAAGAACCTGCCGCCAAAATCATTATTTTCGTTCTCTTCTTTGCTCATTTTCGTGCGTATATGATATGTGTGTTCGTACTTGCAAAAAAAGTTAACCAAGCTCTACGCAAATAAGCAAGCGCTGCGTCATCTTTTTCTGAACAATAATACACATGTCGTTATCGCCGGCAGAGATAAAGCGCAGACTGGAGCAGAACTGGATCCAGTTCCTTACTGCCAACTCTGCCCGGCTTTCGATGGACACGCTTGATGGCGCCAGCCCGCCGTCCATGTTTGTGGGAAGGTATGGCTATCCGAAGGTGCGAATCGGGCCGATGATACCGCCCGTGCATGGCGACACGACGGTCTATGACAAAACCGAGATGTGGGTGGGCAAGACGCTTGAAGAGATTGCCAATTTGCGCCTGTCCCTTGTGCGCGGGGTGATGAGCGTAAACGTCGGCGACACGTCAGGCCGCTACATCGAAAACCTGCAAGAGCTTGCCATGTCAGAGAGGCCTGCGGAAAGCGAGGCAACATTTGAGAAAAAGCCGCTTGCGGACATGGAGCTTGACCGCGAGCTTCGGCTGAACACGGAAGCGGCGCCCTTTGGGCCTGCCGCGCCTATCAAGACGTTCAAGGCGTCGTCGCTTTCAGCCGACCAGAAAATCGAGTCGGCGTTCTACGACGGCGACCTGCGCGCAAAAGACGCGGTGATGGAGCTTTACAAAAAGGGAATAGAGACAAGCAGGATCCACAGGGTCCTAAGCGTCGGGATGCTTGGGCTGAAAAAGAACCGCAAGCTGGTGCCGACAAGGTGGAGCATAACTGCGACTGACGACATCATCTCTGCAAACGTCGTCAGGCAGAACGAGGCAAACGAAAGCATTGACCTCTTTGAAGTGAGGCAGTATTCGCACCTTGGCAACTATTACTCTGTCATACTGATACCCGACAGCATATGGAGCTTTGAGATGATAGAATCGTGGTACGCCGGCGACGGCAAGATGGCTACCGGCGCCGATTACGAGGATGCGAGGGGCCTTGACCACTACCCTTCAATCGCCGGCGCATACTTTGCAGCGCGGCTTGCAGTCGCCGAACATCTGTCGAAAAGGCGCAGAAAGGCGGCGGCACTCGTACTGCGGGAGATCCATCCAGAGTACGTGATGCCTGTGGGAGTGTGGCAGATACGGGAAGGCGTGCGGGAGGCGCTCAAAACACCTGCAAAGGCGTTTGAAGGTTTTGATGGCGCGCTGGCGTTTGCGTGCTCGACAATGTCGCAATCAAGGGCAGAGATCCTGAGGCACAGCCAGCTGTACCGCAATTTCAGGTCGCAGACAAGGATTACCGATTTTTAATAAACAACAACGCAAAGGGTCATATACTGCCACCACGAAGTCTCGGCGTATATGAGTGACGCTCTTCCAGAAGGCGTAAAGCACCTCGTCCCAATCGTGCCAGTTGAAAAGGCCCCGAAAATTACCGAGCAGGCAAAGGAGGAGCTAAAGAGCGTGGGCATGATGGACGAAAAGGGTAAACTAAAGATCAAAGGCGTCAGCCCCAAGATGTTAAAGCGCATGAAGCAGGAGCAGGTCGCCTGTCCAGTGCTAAAGCAGGATATCGCCTTTGTGCAGTGTTATGTCTGCCGCAACTTCCATAGCAGGATCTCCGGGCAGGTGTACTGCAAGGGCGAGCCTCTCTAGGAAACTTTCATAAACCCTGCCACAACTGATGCACATTCATATTGAGTTCCCAGCCGCCAAAGGAAGCAGTGGGCATCACGGCCAAAAAGAGCGACGATTTCAGCGAATGGTACACGCAGGTGGTGATGAAGGCTGGCCTTGCCGACTATGCGCCAGTCAAGGGCTTTATCGTTCTTCGGCCTTATGGCTATGCCGTCTGGGAGTCAATACGCGACATTCTTGACAGGCGATTCAAAGAAACCGGCCACCAGAACGGCTTTCTTCCCGTGCTGATACCTGAAGGCCTGCTTTCAAAGGAGGAGGACCACTTTGCAGGCTTTACCCCCGAAGTGTTCTGGGTAACGCAAGCCGGCAACAACGACCTTGGAGAAAGGCTTGCCCTGCGCCCCACCTCTGAAACACTGGCGTACTCGATATTTGCAAAGTGGATAACAAGCTACCGCGATCTTCCACTAAAGATCAATTTCTGGAACACTGCCCTTCGCGCCGAAATAAAGGCGACCAAGCCGTTCATACGCACGTCAGAGTTTCTCTGGCAGGAAGGCCACACCGTGCACGCAACCGAGGACGACGCCGAGCAGGAAGTGATGTCGATACTTTCCATCTATCGCGAGCTTATCGAGGATCATCTTGCCGTTCCTGCGGTCCGTGGCTTTAAAAGCGACAAGGAAAAGTTTGTCGGCGCAAAATACACGACAACGCTTGAAGGCATGATGGCCGACGGCAAGGCGCTCCAGATGGGAACGTCGCACCACCTCGCCCAGAACTTTTCAAAACCGTTTGAGATAAAGTACCTCGGCAAGGACACAAAGGAGCACCTTGCATGGCAAACTTCGTGGGGAGTCTCGTGGCGCCTCATCGGGGCGATAATCATGGTGCACGGCGACGACAAAGGCCTGATACTGCCGCCCAAGATTGCGCCAATACAGGTTGTTATCGTGCCTATACACAAGGACAAGGACGCGCAGGCAGTCAAGGAAAAGGCAAACGAAATAGCGCAAGAGCTGAAGAATGCTGGAATCCGCGTGCACGTTGACGACCGCGACGAGTACACGTCCGGCTGGAAGTTCAACGAGTGGGAGCTAAAGGGCGTGCCGCTCCGCATCAACATTGGTGCTAGAGACATTGAAAAGGGGCAGGTCGAGTTTGCCAGGCGCGATATTCGTGACAACAAAATCCAGTCGCCGCGTACGAGCCTTGTCGACAAGACAAACGAGCTTTTAGAAGAGGTGCAAAAGAGCCTCTTTTCCAAGGCAAAAGCACTCCTTGACGGCTACATTTCAAGCCCGGCAAGCTACCCTGAATTTCGGTCAATAATCGAGGGCAAGGGTGGCTTTGCTCGTGCAGGCTGGTGCGGAGACCAAAAATGCGAGCTGGCCGTAAAAGAGGAGACAGGGGCCGACATTCGCGTCATCCCATTTGACCAGGACGGCATGCCTGAAAAATGCATCTACTGCGGGCAGGCTGCCAAGAAGGTCGCCATGTTTGGAAGGGCATACTAATTATTAAGGGATAGAGCGCGAGAGCTAGTTACGCTTGGTCGACATCACAGACCTATTGTTCCCGCTCGATGGCGAACTGGGATACCTCGGTATCTTTCTGGTAAGCTTTGTCGGGAGCATCATCGTGTTCGTGCCTGTTCCATACTTTCCGATAATCCTTGCGGCCGCGCTCAGCGACAAGTTTGACCCTCACATGATAGCCATAGTGAGCGCGCTTGGCACTGTCATAGCCAAGACCATCATATTTTTTGCCAGCTATTACGGCCGTAAAATGCTCAGCCAGCAGACGCAAAAGCGTATGCTTCCCTTGCAGAGGCTTGTAAGCAAGTACGGGTGGCCGGGAGCCTTTGTAGCTGCCGCAACTCCTGTACCTGATGACATCGTCTACATACCCCTTGGCCTTGCGCGGTACAGCCCGTGGAAGTTTGCGCTTTCTACGTTTGCGGGCAAGGTGGTGATGAACGAAGCAATAGTGTGGAGCACGGTCTTTCTTGGCCGGCCGCTTGTGCAGGATGTCGTGTCAGGCACGGACAACACGACGCTTGCAATAATCACGGTGGCAAGCATTGCGGCCATGGGCCTGATAATCTACTACTCGCTCAAGATAGACTGGGGAAAACTCATCGGCAGGTGGTTCCCCTGGGCCGTCAAGGAAGATGATGAAGAAGAAAAGGAAAAGACCAAAGATGGCGCTGAAAAGAAGAAGGACTAGCCAGCCAGGTTTTTTCTGTCGGAACTGACGCCGCGCTTTAGCTCAATTTCCACATAGTCTTCTTCCATGCCTGCGACGCAGTCAGTGACTACCGCCTTGACTGTCTGGAAGTGAATCTTGCCTGCGGGTGCCTTGCCTGCCTTTTGCATGGACGCAAGCTTGTGCTCAAGGCCGTCCTTGTGGTCGTCGCACACCACTGCGACCATGTACTCGCCGTCGTGGGACTTTATGGAAACAACGTAGGATGGCGGCAGGCGGCATTCGGTCCCGTCGACCTTGACGGAGCAAGACTCTGGGAGGAGCACGCAATTTGTGGGGCTAACTGGATATAAAATCCGTTCGCGGGAAGAAATTTGGTTTATAAAACGGTGGCTCTACTTGCCGGTGTAATAAAACATGGGTAGCCGAAGAAGAAAGGCCGCAGCCCGGCCGATGAGCAGGGCCCGCATGACAGACGGCAAGTGCCCCAAGTGCACAACGATCGTCAAGTTCAAGGTTTCCGGCGACGTGGGCAAGGAAATCTACGAGTGCACGTCATGCATGTCCAAGTTCTCAATAGATGAGCTCTAGTTCTCGTAGAATCGCAACACACGTTTTTTCCTAGTTGCCCTCAGCGGTGCTGCTGTTGATCTGGGCAAGCGGCACCTGTCCGGGGTTTCTGTATTTCACTACCTGCGACACGCCCTGCCTTGGATAGACGCCATAGATGAGTGTCGCCTTTGCCACCGTCGAGTCTTTGAGAGTCACCATGATTATCTGGTTGTCCTTTGAGCGCTCTACTAGGATCTTTGACAGCCTGTCAGTGTTCTGCGCGTCAAGGTGCGCGTCAACCTCGTCCATAAGATAGAACGGCGACGGCTTTAACGACTGGAGCGCAAGCAGGAACACTGTCGCGGCGATTGTTTTCTCGCCGCCGGAAAGCGCGGTCGACTCCCTTGCGATCTTGCCTGGAAACGCCACCAGGAGCATCACGCCGCCGGCAAACACATCTTCCGGGTTTTCAAGCTCCAGCCTTGCGTTTCCACCCGTTAATTTTGAAAATGTTGTGCGTATGTCGCCGTCAACCTTGCCAAACGCATCCATGAACATCTCTTTCTTCTCCTTCACTATCTGTTCTATGAACGAGACAATAGAGTTGCGCTCGCTTTCAAGCTGGTTGCGCCGGGTGGACATGCCCCTGTAGCCTTCCATCACCTGCACGTACGACTCGTCGGCGCGCAGGTTTATCCTAGATTTTACCTGCTCGTACTCGTCTGACAGCTCTTTTATTCCGCCCT contains:
- a CDS encoding type 1 glutamine amidotransferase; the protein is MKKKVLSIQNVACETLGTLEGMFRKDGLAVENISAQEDGVPARSSGYSAIVVLGGPMAVYDNLPYLQKEQDLIRDAIKNDVPVLGVCLGSQLIAQAAGGRVFKGRKKEIGWHDVLLSPQGKASLFSGISEKKMRVFQWHGDTYELPRDATVLAYTDLYPQAFKVGSAIGVQFHLEVDERLIRTWMKEYDAEVRAEKIDAKRSILPAAGDLSELEKKCQVVYRNFTAMLR
- a CDS encoding toprim domain-containing protein; this encodes MGYQANDEQVLEKLRHFVGMLNEESERGSVIVVEGRRDAEALSSIGFTGSPAVFHNFKGIADFVDCHGHGKNKIILLLDMDRTGKYLTSRLFSNLQSRRNHVSLFYKHALAKITNGKVRHVEDLSTYAQQMAGVTGARKDLYFYT
- the dnaG gene encoding DNA primase DnaG is translated as MPSTGIVKYHVKLKFEVDGLVEKADIIGAIFGQTEGLLGPEMNLNELQKVSKVGRIEVNVETKGNVAKGDALIPMSTDISTAALIAAAIESIDKVGPFQAKFQLMGIDDIRAIKKKVIVDRAKKIVQDWATKTISEGEEMLKDVYDASKPGKLTAYGKAQLACGTGVFDSEWIILVEGRADVINLLRAGYDNAIAIEGAKIDETVVKLTEGKKVIAFLDGDRAGDLILKELAGVVKIDKVLRAPTGREVEECTPLEVSEILKDAYSVDVSAAPHQQELPPVQQEERRHERRDRDDRGGGYGGRRDRDRGGYGGRRDRDRGGYRDRDRGGYRDRDDRGGGYGGRRDDYQDREESYSHGPSQQEEPAQAPVTPGQPSAAAANDAPELLTAIRDVYPQINETLEAVILDGSMKQLLKVPVSEVIKRLDSAEGAKYLVIDGIVTQRLVEAADKAGIEYVVGHRTTGVKPSDIKVRTFGDVGITN
- a CDS encoding DUF120 domain-containing protein, giving the protein MPEIKLQHILTMVQLLSKGARHNFVEVTTADLGRNIGRSQQAASKHLLDLEMAGYIERVRRGQKFAVRVTDKGNTEIQSLFASLKSALESAPAAIDFEGSVVSGMGEGAYYMSLEGYKKQFLEKLGYEPYPGTLNVRLTDPVYMNARRELGRHPSIFLEGFSDGTRTYGWVKCYRASINDGAMENAAVLVLERTHYDDSMLEVIAPVSIKDAVGIKNGDRIKVQVRIDNNNSPHQMP
- a CDS encoding adenylyltransferase/cytidyltransferase family protein, with the protein product MEPEDKSILAAIYASTLDPSVQAYDRLRAKLPVGKKFFEERIKRLAEIGMVEKNSSPPKLTFIGRDALKVVLVGGVFDLIHPGHIHTLKAAKEVGDVLVVVIARTATALKIKKDRKIYHDENLRKELVESLNFVDLALIGREGTLYDTVEFVRPDVIALGYDQAHSEKDVAENCKKRNLNVQVIRLSTPIPGSKSSKIKEELGDTIYGI
- a CDS encoding class I SAM-dependent methyltransferase, which codes for MSKEENENNDFGGRFLQILNDGMLCLMTSVGHKTGLFDAMARLSPSTSIEIAKAAKLNERYVREWLGAMVTGRIIDYEPSTGRYSLPAAHASCLTRDAGIDNLAMFTQYIALMGNVEDDIVKCFKKGGGVPYSAFPKFQEIQAEETARVFDARLVGDILPLAQGLTGRLKSGIDVLDVGCGTGHAINLMAKAFPKSRFWGYDISREGIGAARAEAKKMKLKNAKFKIVDASKIGDREKFDLVTAFDTIHDQARPAKVLKCIHRALRKGGTFLMQDIAASSRLHENMENPLAPSLYTISTMHCMTVSLAYGGEGLGTVWGEQKAKEKLAEAGFESIDVRQVEGDILNYYYVTTKMSKDL
- a CDS encoding Nre family DNA repair protein, which encodes MSLSPAEIKRRLEQNWIQFLTANSARLSMDTLDGASPPSMFVGRYGYPKVRIGPMIPPVHGDTTVYDKTEMWVGKTLEEIANLRLSLVRGVMSVNVGDTSGRYIENLQELAMSERPAESEATFEKKPLADMELDRELRLNTEAAPFGPAAPIKTFKASSLSADQKIESAFYDGDLRAKDAVMELYKKGIETSRIHRVLSVGMLGLKKNRKLVPTRWSITATDDIISANVVRQNEANESIDLFEVRQYSHLGNYYSVILIPDSIWSFEMIESWYAGDGKMATGADYEDARGLDHYPSIAGAYFAARLAVAEHLSKRRRKAAALVLREIHPEYVMPVGVWQIREGVREALKTPAKAFEGFDGALAFACSTMSQSRAEILRHSQLYRNFRSQTRITDF
- the proS gene encoding proline--tRNA ligase, with product MSSQPPKEAVGITAKKSDDFSEWYTQVVMKAGLADYAPVKGFIVLRPYGYAVWESIRDILDRRFKETGHQNGFLPVLIPEGLLSKEEDHFAGFTPEVFWVTQAGNNDLGERLALRPTSETLAYSIFAKWITSYRDLPLKINFWNTALRAEIKATKPFIRTSEFLWQEGHTVHATEDDAEQEVMSILSIYRELIEDHLAVPAVRGFKSDKEKFVGAKYTTTLEGMMADGKALQMGTSHHLAQNFSKPFEIKYLGKDTKEHLAWQTSWGVSWRLIGAIIMVHGDDKGLILPPKIAPIQVVIVPIHKDKDAQAVKEKANEIAQELKNAGIRVHVDDRDEYTSGWKFNEWELKGVPLRINIGARDIEKGQVEFARRDIRDNKIQSPRTSLVDKTNELLEEVQKSLFSKAKALLDGYISSPASYPEFRSIIEGKGGFARAGWCGDQKCELAVKEETGADIRVIPFDQDGMPEKCIYCGQAAKKVAMFGRAY
- a CDS encoding YqaA family protein, which codes for MVDITDLLFPLDGELGYLGIFLVSFVGSIIVFVPVPYFPIILAAALSDKFDPHMIAIVSALGTVIAKTIIFFASYYGRKMLSQQTQKRMLPLQRLVSKYGWPGAFVAAATPVPDDIVYIPLGLARYSPWKFALSTFAGKVVMNEAIVWSTVFLGRPLVQDVVSGTDNTTLAIITVASIAAMGLIIYYSLKIDWGKLIGRWFPWAVKEDDEEEKEKTKDGAEKKKD